The Pelobates fuscus isolate aPelFus1 chromosome 2, aPelFus1.pri, whole genome shotgun sequence genome has a segment encoding these proteins:
- the LOC134587115 gene encoding serine/threonine-protein kinase Sgk1-A isoform X1 has translation MTIKSPTTANQQPLTYSKMRGMVAILIAFMKQRRMGLNDFIQKIATNSYACKHPEVQNILTISEPQEQELLDENSSPPPSPSQQINLGPSSNPQAKPSDFQFLKIIGKGSFGKVLLARHKADEKFYAVKVLQKKAILKKKEEKHIMSERNVLLKNVKHPFLVGLHFSFQTTSRLYFILDYINGGELFYHLQRERCFLEPRARFYAAEIASALGYLHSLNIVYRDLKPENILLDSQGHIVLTDFGLCKENIEPNGTTSTFCGTPEYLAPEVLHKQPYDRTVDWWCLGAVLYEMLYGLPPFYSRNTAEMYDNILNKPLQLKPNITNSARNLLEGLLQKDRTKRIGAKNDFMEIKNHIFFTPINWDDLINKKITPPFNPNVSGPSDLQHFDPEFTEEPVPNSIGESPDSILITASIKEAAEAFLGFSYAPPMESFL, from the exons ATGACAATTAAATCTCCAACTACTGCTAACCAGCAGCCTTTAACATACTCGAAAATGAGAGGCATGGTAGCAATACTCATCG cTTTCATGAAACAAAGGAGAATGGGATTGAATGATTTCATTCAGAAAATAGCCACCAACTCCTATGCCTGCAAGCA CCCCGAAGTTCAAAATATCCTGACAATTTCAGAGCCTCAAGAACAGGAATTGCTGGATGAAAACTCCTCACCACCT CCAAGCCCATCTCAACAGATCAATCTTGGTCCTTCATCAAACCCTCAAGCTAAGCCGTCAGACTTTCAGTTCttgaaaataattggaaagggcaGCTTTGGGAAGGTGTTGCTTGCCAGACACAAAGCAGATGAAAAATTCTATGCTGTTAAAGTTTTGCAGAAAAAGGCCATCCTAAAGAAAAAAGAG gaAAAACACATAATGTCCGAGCGTAATGTGctattgaaaaatgtaaaacaccCGTTCCTGGTTGGGCTCCACTTTTCTTTCCAAACAACAAGCAGATTATACTTTATCCTGGATTACATCAATGGAGGAGAG CTGTTCTACCATCTCCAAAGAGAACGCTGCTTCTTAGAACCTCGCGCTCGTTTTTATGCTGCTGAAATAGCCAGTGCACTCGGATATCTGCATTCTTTGAATATTGTTTATAG AGATTTGAAGCCAGAAAACATCCTTTTGGACTCACAAGGTCACATTGTCTTGACTGATTTTGGACTTTGCAAGGAGAACATTGAACCCAATGGAACAACCTCTACTTTCTGTGGCACACCTGAA TACCTTGCACCAGAGGTCCTTCACAAACAGCCTTATGACAGGACAGTCGACTGGTGGTGTCTTGGAGCAGTGTTGTACGAGATGCTGTATGGCCTG CCTCCATTCTATAGCAGGAATACAGCTGAGATGTATGACAATATATTGAACAAGCCACTGCAGCTTAAACCAAACATTACCAACTCTGCCAGAAACCTTCTGGAGGGTCTTCTGCAGAAGGATCGAACTAAAAGAATTGGTGCCAAGAATGACTTT ATGGAGATTAAGAACCACATCTTTTTCACTCCAATTAACTGGGATGATCTCATCAATAAGAAGATTACACCTCCTTTCAACCCAAATGTG agTGGGCCTAGTGATTTGCAACACTTTGATCCTGAATTCACGGAAGAGCCTGTTCCAAATTCAATTGGCGAGTCTCCTGACAGCATCCTCATAACTGCCAGTATTAAAGAAGCTGCAGAAGCATTTTTGGGCTTTTCCTACGCCCCACCTATGGAGTCTTTCCTTTGA
- the LOC134587115 gene encoding serine/threonine-protein kinase Sgk1 isoform X2 codes for MRTKTEKSPLKAFMKQRRMGLNDFIQKIATNSYACKHPEVQNILTISEPQEQELLDENSSPPPSPSQQINLGPSSNPQAKPSDFQFLKIIGKGSFGKVLLARHKADEKFYAVKVLQKKAILKKKEEKHIMSERNVLLKNVKHPFLVGLHFSFQTTSRLYFILDYINGGELFYHLQRERCFLEPRARFYAAEIASALGYLHSLNIVYRDLKPENILLDSQGHIVLTDFGLCKENIEPNGTTSTFCGTPEYLAPEVLHKQPYDRTVDWWCLGAVLYEMLYGLPPFYSRNTAEMYDNILNKPLQLKPNITNSARNLLEGLLQKDRTKRIGAKNDFMEIKNHIFFTPINWDDLINKKITPPFNPNVSGPSDLQHFDPEFTEEPVPNSIGESPDSILITASIKEAAEAFLGFSYAPPMESFL; via the exons cTTTCATGAAACAAAGGAGAATGGGATTGAATGATTTCATTCAGAAAATAGCCACCAACTCCTATGCCTGCAAGCA CCCCGAAGTTCAAAATATCCTGACAATTTCAGAGCCTCAAGAACAGGAATTGCTGGATGAAAACTCCTCACCACCT CCAAGCCCATCTCAACAGATCAATCTTGGTCCTTCATCAAACCCTCAAGCTAAGCCGTCAGACTTTCAGTTCttgaaaataattggaaagggcaGCTTTGGGAAGGTGTTGCTTGCCAGACACAAAGCAGATGAAAAATTCTATGCTGTTAAAGTTTTGCAGAAAAAGGCCATCCTAAAGAAAAAAGAG gaAAAACACATAATGTCCGAGCGTAATGTGctattgaaaaatgtaaaacaccCGTTCCTGGTTGGGCTCCACTTTTCTTTCCAAACAACAAGCAGATTATACTTTATCCTGGATTACATCAATGGAGGAGAG CTGTTCTACCATCTCCAAAGAGAACGCTGCTTCTTAGAACCTCGCGCTCGTTTTTATGCTGCTGAAATAGCCAGTGCACTCGGATATCTGCATTCTTTGAATATTGTTTATAG AGATTTGAAGCCAGAAAACATCCTTTTGGACTCACAAGGTCACATTGTCTTGACTGATTTTGGACTTTGCAAGGAGAACATTGAACCCAATGGAACAACCTCTACTTTCTGTGGCACACCTGAA TACCTTGCACCAGAGGTCCTTCACAAACAGCCTTATGACAGGACAGTCGACTGGTGGTGTCTTGGAGCAGTGTTGTACGAGATGCTGTATGGCCTG CCTCCATTCTATAGCAGGAATACAGCTGAGATGTATGACAATATATTGAACAAGCCACTGCAGCTTAAACCAAACATTACCAACTCTGCCAGAAACCTTCTGGAGGGTCTTCTGCAGAAGGATCGAACTAAAAGAATTGGTGCCAAGAATGACTTT ATGGAGATTAAGAACCACATCTTTTTCACTCCAATTAACTGGGATGATCTCATCAATAAGAAGATTACACCTCCTTTCAACCCAAATGTG agTGGGCCTAGTGATTTGCAACACTTTGATCCTGAATTCACGGAAGAGCCTGTTCCAAATTCAATTGGCGAGTCTCCTGACAGCATCCTCATAACTGCCAGTATTAAAGAAGCTGCAGAAGCATTTTTGGGCTTTTCCTACGCCCCACCTATGGAGTCTTTCCTTTGA